Proteins encoded within one genomic window of Thunnus albacares chromosome 13, fThuAlb1.1, whole genome shotgun sequence:
- the si:dkey-175m17.7 gene encoding dual specificity protein phosphatase 10 gives MPPLPLDERIVVIQRPKNIALCEASPQTIPQHSSQISASSNGQVAHPPHLHPSQSHFYSPSCKSLTLECKRRSSRAQKFKGDQPVIPAGVRHIPSHCHSNGTVTLGPRLPSHTHTIDIRVTVDKGGRGGGFSNSLGRSGSVKGGRGKCNSSQFDQGQCERKTGTAGRPGGAEHKSQRSRHNQLSSSPGGVLQFVPAQAQQHKFRGEKEKENSSFLNRSDQEFPSLSHKKNSKLGTVHQSHNNHSLSYHHNSVPVPHAAILNSNYPSSPPPQPTHVPISFQQLNQPRPSRTRDHRPHILHGLPLSPCSSHAGGFPSPDHTCTIDCTHPFSCGCWRLVRCRGYKGHSAGCQGGGGSSSTSFSCVHNVGAMKRGGKEMGLRDLGGCLSNASTSNTSSSNSTVSDCRASLFKPLRCASCSGEAGNFESPAILRKKLVGGCLPCTPLCSTAPLRAIQSCVTGCNPKASQTGSSTCSYCSSDPIVVTFNPRRGKPPGRGMGTTHSMGMFQPDDDDYSVRTIWPEELAKKMTHSKAQKNHCAGMGVGVGKTGASQVQNGSNGTGLVLLDCQNLQEYTQPQLTDHAGRRRLQQGKMAALDFMGYRSGSGYDEGRNSLKRLLNKAEDAGMGDSPEHDRDAAYPRSPSPRSASPPSPVSFSPPPSAPSTLIKPKPWQRDREGGHSLPSAQSLHLALNSLNREQDEENSRMHLSLPLSSSLPASLSDETVMTPDAENAVVSPILPFLFLGNERDAQDLDLLLHLNIGYVVNVTTHLPLYHVNSGLRYKRLPATDNSKQNLRQYFEEVFEFIEEAYQSGQGVLVHCQAGVSRSATIVIAYLMKHTLMTMTDAYKYVRSRRPVVSPNLNFMGQLLEFERDLNSGVTPRILMPKLNGVETQV, from the exons ATGCCTCCCCTCCCTCTTGACGAGCGCATAGTGGTCATTCAGCGCCCTAAAAACATAGCCCTGTGTGAGGCTTCTCCACAAACCATCCCACAGCATTCCTCTCAAATATCAGCCTCCTCCAATGGACAAGTCGCCCATCCTCCTCATCTCCACCCTTCTCAGTCCCATTTCTATTCACCCTCCTGTAAATCTCTGACTCTGGAATGCAAGCGCAGATCCTCCCGCGCACAGAAATTCAAGGGCGACCAGCCTGTTATCCCAGCAGGTGTCAGACACATCCCTAGCCACTGCCACAGCAATGGCACAGTAACTCTTGGCCCACGGCTGCCGTCCCACACACATACTATTGATATCAGGGTGACAGTAGACAAAGGAGGACGGGGAGGAGGATTCAGCAACTCATTAGGGCGCAGCGGAAGTGTAAAGGGTGGCAGAGGAAAATGCAACTCTTCACAGTTTGATCAAGGAcaatgtgagagaaaaactgGAACTGCAGGGAGGCCAGGTGGAGCCGAACACAAGTCACAACGAAGTCGCCATAATCAGCTTTCATCTTCCCCTGGAGGGGTCCTACAATTTGTCCCCGCCCAGGCGCAGCAGCATAAGTTCAGGggagaaaaggagaaggaaaacAGTAGTTTTCTTAACAGAAGTGACCAGGAATTTCCCTCTCTCAGTCACAAGAAAAATTCCAAACTGGGAACTGTCCATCAAAGCCATAATAATCACAGTTTGTCCTACCACCACAACTCTGTCCCTGTACCCCATGCTGCCATCCTAAACTCCAACTATCCCTCATCCCCTCCCCCCCAACCTACCCATGTCCCAATCTCATTTCAGCAACTCAACCAGCCTCGCCCGTCCCGTACCAGGGATCACCGTCCTCACATTCTTCATGGTCTACCCCTTTCCCCCTGCTCCTCCCACGCCGGAGGGTTCCCCAGCCCTGACCATACCTGCACCATCGACTGCACCCATCCGTTCAGTTGCGGCTGCTGGAGGCTGGTAAGATGCAGAGGGTATAAGGGGCACTCAGCTGGCTGccaaggaggtggaggaagctCTTCCACCTCATTTTCCTGTGTTCACAATGTCGGAGCTATGAAGAGAGGAGGCAAAGAAATGGGCCTGAGAGATCTGGGTGGGTGTCTCTCCAACGCCTCCACCTccaacacctcctcctccaacaGCACTGTGTCTGACTGCCGAGCAAGCCTGTTCAAACCCCTCCGCTGTGCCTCCTGCTCCGGTGAGGCTGGAAACTTTGAGAGTCCTGCTATCCTTCGTAAAAAACTGGTAGGAGGATGCCTGCCCTGTACCCCGCTGTGCTCTACGGCCCCCCTCCGGGCAATACAGAGCTGCGTCACAGGCTGCAACCCTAAAGCCTCTCAGACTGGCAGTTCCACCTGCAGCTACTGCAGCAGCGACCCCATAGTGGTGACATTCAACCCTCGCCGAGGCAAACCTCCAGGAAGGGGCATGGGAACAACTCATTCAATGGGTATGTTCCAACCCGATGATGATGACTACAGTGTGCGTACTATCTGGCCTGAAGAATTGGCGAAGAAGATGACCCATTCTAAAGCCCAAAAGAATCACTGTGCCGGGATGGGAGTAGGAGTCGGGAAGACTGGTGCAAGCCAGGTCCAAAATGGTAGCAATGGAACAGGCCTTGTCCTCCTGGACTGTCAAAATCTCCAGGAATATACGCAGCCTCAGCTAACAGACCACGCTGGCCGAAGACGGCTACAGCAGGGCAAAATGGCCGCCCTTGATTTTATGGGCTACAGGTCAGGATCTGGGTATGATGAAGGCAGGAATTCACTGAAGAGGCTCCTGAATAAAGCCGAAGATGCAGGAATGGGGGACTCTCCTGAGCATGACAGAGATGCAGCATATCCTCGTTCCCCCTCTCCCCGCTCTGCCTCTCCGCCATCACCTGTGTCCTTTTCGCCTCCACCCTCCGCCCCTAGCACACTCATCAAACCCAAACCATggcagagagacagggagggagggcaTTCTCTGCCGTCAGCTCAGTCACTTCATCTGGCCCTGAACTCACTGAACAGAGAGCAAGATGAGGAGAACAGCAGAA TGCACCTTTCACTGCCGCTCTCCTCGTCATTGCCGGCCTCTCTGTCCGATGAGACTGTGATGACTCCTGATGCAGAGAACGCCGTGGTCAGTCCCATCCTGCCCTTCCTGTTTCTGGGGAACGAGAGAGACGCCCAGGACCTGGACCTGCTGCTACACCTCAACATCGGCTACGTGGTCAACGTGACAACACATCTGCCCCTCTACCATGTCAACTCTGGACTGCGCTACAAAAGGCTGCCAGCCACCGAtaacagcaagcaaaaccttcGACAATACTTTGAAGAGGTTTTTGAGTTCATTG AGGAGGCATATCAGAGTGGACAGGGAGTGTTGGTGCACTGCCAGGCAGGCGTGTCCCGTTCGGCAACTATTGTCATCGCCTACCTTATGAAGCACACCCTCATGACAATGACAGATGCCTACAAATACGTGCGAAGCCGCCGTCCTGTGGTGTCCCCGAATCTAAACTTCATGGGCCAGCTTCTGGAGTTTGAGAGGGACCTCAACTCTGGGGTGACTCCTCGTATCCTGATGCCTAAACTTAATGGTGTGGAGACGCAGGTGTGA